CTGGTAGCTGAGTAAATACTGCCGCCCCAGCGGCTATCCAGTAAAATACCAGCCGTGAAATTTTTAAAAGTAAAGTCGTTATTTAAACCTACGGCCAAGGGTGGCACGCCTTTACCTAAAGGTACTACCGGACTGGCAATAGGTAAACCGTTAGAGCTGTTGTAAATAATTCGGCCGCTAGCATCGCGGGAGTACGTGCTGCCGGCAATCTGACCGAAAGGCTCGCCCTGGTAGTGGGTAATCCAGCCGTTTTCGGTGCGGGTAGTAGCGCCGGGTAAACGCAAACTGGTTAAGCCTAACTCGGGGGCAATGCTGATAACCTCATTTTTATTGTAAGCCGTATTTAAAGCCAGGTTCCACGACAATCCGCTTTCGGAAGAAACCGGCGTACCCGAAATCATTAATTCCACGCCCCGGTTTTTCATTTTACCCACGTTTAAAGCAACTGCGGTGTAGCCACTGGATTGCGGCAAAGTAGCGTTTACAATGTCGTTGGTAGTGGTGCGGTCGTAGAGGGTTACATCCACGCCCAAGCGGTTATTAAAAATTTTAGTTTCGATACCAAATTCGGTGGTGGTAGAAGTATAAGGCGTGAGCAGCGTAGGTAAGGTAGCGCTGGTAACGTTCATTAAAGTTTGGCCTAAATGCTGCTGCGACTGCGCCGAAAACGTTTGGGTAATGGCATAAGCATTCGGTGCACCGCCCCCTACCTGGGCCCAGGAACTTCTTATTTTGGCGTAATCTAACCAGGCGGGTTTAGAAGCCCAGGCATCGGAAGCCACAAAGCTTAACCCTACCGATGGGTAAAACAAGCTGTTTTTCTTAGGGTCTAAGGTCGAGAACCAATCGTTGCGGCCGGTCAAGGTTAAATACAGATAATTATTAAAATCAATATCCGCGGAAGCAAACAACGAATTAATGCCTACCTGGCTGTAGTTGATGCCAAAGTTCTGGCTGCGGCCATTAGCAATAAAATACTCAAAAGGCCGGTTAAACTGACCGCTGGACAAATTAATGCCATCGAAGGTATTGCGCATCTGGTTACCGCCAGCAAACACGTTAATCGAGAAAGCGCCTACTTCTTTGCGATAGCCAATGGTTCCTTCCAGGTTGGTTTCGGATTGCAAACTTTGGTCGGTGCTCATGGAACCGGGTTGGTTAAAAGCTAAACCGGTGGGCTGAATGGCAAAACCATCGAAGTTTACCTGGTCAATCCCAAAGCGGGCCCGCACGTAGAGTTCATCGGTAATATTATAAGTAGTATTAAAAGAACCAATAAACCGTTTTTTGGTATCGCCATTCCGGACTTTGTTAATGGCAAAATACGGGTTGGTAGCGTACTCGTAATCGCTCCATTTAAATTCGTTGCCGTTGGGCAAATAACCCGGCGACAAGGTTTCTATCGGAATGTTAGAAGCTAACAACTGGGCACCCGTATTAGGGTTTAATTGAAAATCAGCCAGATAGGTGCGGTTTTTAACGTCTTCGATGTTGTACTGGGCATTACCTTCAAACACAATTTTTTTAGCCAGAGTCGCGCTGGTACTCAGGTTAAAAGTTTTAATATTCATGTCGTTGTTGGGTACAATGGCCTTGTTATCCAGGTTAGAGGCCGAGAACCGGAAGCGGGCAATTTCGTTGCCGCCGGTAAACGCCAGCGTATTCACGAAGTTGGTACCGGTTTGGTAGAAATTTTTAAAATTATTCTTCTGCGCGGAGTAAGGCCGCGTCTGCCCATCCGGTTGAATCACCGGCGAACCATCTAAACGGGCACCCCACGACATGCGGCCATTAGAAATAGCCTGCGCCTGGGTGGTAGGCGCGGCTCCCAAAGAACCGGAGCCATATTCGTACTGCCAATCAGTTAAGTTAATGGCTTGCTGAAAGGTAAAGTTGGTATTGTACTCTACCCCAATGCCTTTTTGCGTTTTCCCGGATTTAGTGGTAATTAAAATAACGCCATTGGCCGCCCGAGCCCCGTACAAAGCGGCCGCCGTACCGCCTTTTAAAACCGAAATACTTTCAATATCGTCGGGGTTAATGCTGGCCAAACCATCGCCCCGGTCGATGCCCCGAAGGTGCCCGCGGAGCCTTGGTTGTTGTTGGTAATGGGCATGCCGTTAACCACGTACAAAGGCTGGTTTTCGCCGTTTAAAGACCCGTTCCCCCGGATCACAATGCGGCTGGAACCGCCTGGTCCGCCCGAAGTACCGGAGGCCGTTACCCCGGCTACCCGGCCGGCTAAAGCGTTACCCACGTTAATTTCCCGGGCCTGGGTTAGTTTCTCGCCGCCCACTTCCGATACGGCGTAGGTTAAGGCTTTCTTTTCCCGTTTAATACCCAAGGCGGTTACTACAACTTCGTCCAGGGTTTGCGTATCGTCGAGTAAAGTTACATTCAGGGTGGCGCTGCCATTAAAAGCTACTTCTTTGGTGGTATAGCCAATAAAGGAAAATACCAAAGTGCCGTTATCGGTGGGTGCCGTAATAGAATAAGAACCATCCGCGCTAGAAGCAGTACCGGTAGTAGTACCTTTTACTAAAACCGTTACACCCGGCAAACCTTCGCCGGTAGCCGAGGTAATTTTACCGGTAATGGTAGCGGCCAGCACCGGTCTTTTAGTAGATACCAGCATCGAACCCGATTGGTCGGCTAAAGGCACATAGCCACTGGTTTTTAATTTTTTGAGCACTACTTCGCCGCCTACCGGTTCAAAATCAATGTGCATGGGCGTGAGCAGCTCCGTAAGTACGAGGGCTAGTTTTTTATTAGTGGCCGCTACCGATACTTTGCGCGACGCATCAATCATTTGGTTACTGTAAATAAAATGAATGCCGCTTTGGTCTTCAATTTTCCGGAGAACCACACTTAACTCAGTATTTTCTAATTTTAAGGTAATTGCCCGGTTTAATACTTCTTTGGCGCGGTTGTCTTCGGCCAGCGTAACTGGTGGTTTAAAGAATAGAAAAAGAGCTAACAAAAAAGCAGTTCGGCAAATAAACCACCCTGGTTTTTGCTTCAAGCGTAATATTTTCATAGATACACGTTGTTTTTAAATTTTTACAATAATGCAGAGATAAGGCAAAATAAGACCAGGCATGCATTAACCGGTGAATGCCGCAACGAGGAAGAAATTAAAAAAAGTGCCGAAGTGAGTATACTGCCGGTTTAGTACAAGTAATTTTGTGGCATAAGCTAGCTTTTAATTTAAAAAATTGGTTTATAAGCAACCTGCTCCTGAAATCAGGTATTTATCGTCATCTACCTGGTAGGTGGCGCCAATGGATTTACAAATCATATCGAGCTTTACCGGTAAGGGCTGATTATAAAAATAAGCCGTTAAATTGCATTGTTTCAGCCGGACATTTGCTAAGGTAATGGTTACCCGGTGCTGGTCTTCTAAAGCCTGAATCACTTCGGTTAAAGGATTATCCGGGAACACTAGTTTTTCCAGAGGCAACTGCTTTTCCCAGTACAGCTTGCTTATTTTTTGTTTA
The sequence above is a segment of the Adhaeribacter swui genome. Coding sequences within it:
- a CDS encoding SusC/RagA family TonB-linked outer membrane protein encodes the protein MASINPDDIESISVLKGGTAAALYGARAANGVILITTKSGKTQKGIGVEYNTNFTFQQAINLTDWQYEYGSGSLGAAPTTQAQAISNGRMSWGARLDGSPVIQPDGQTRPYSAQKNNFKNFYQTGTNFVNTLAFTGGNEIARFRFSASNLDNKAIVPNNDMNIKTFNLSTSATLAKKIVFEGNAQYNIEDVKNRTYLADFQLNPNTGAQLLASNIPIETLSPGYLPNGNEFKWSDYEYATNPYFAINKVRNGDTKKRFIGSFNTTYNITDELYVRARFGIDQVNFDGFAIQPTGLAFNQPGSMSTDQSLQSETNLEGTIGYRKEVGAFSINVFAGGNQMRNTFDGINLSSGQFNRPFEYFIANGRSQNFGINYSQVGINSLFASADIDFNNYLYLTLTGRNDWFSTLDPKKNSLFYPSVGLSFVASDAWASKPAWLDYAKIRSSWAQVGGGAPNAYAITQTFSAQSQQHLGQTLMNVTSATLPTLLTPYTSTTTEFGIETKIFNNRLGVDVTLYDRTTTNDIVNATLPQSSGYTAVALNVGKMKNRGVELMISGTPVSSESGLSWNLALNTAYNKNEVISIAPELGLTSLRLPGATTRTENGWITHYQGEPFGQIAGSTYSRDASGRIIYNSSNGLPIASPVVPLGKGVPPLAVGLNNDFTFKNFTAGILLDSRWGGSIYSATSAYGTQFGLDKRTVENNVRETGVVVNGVNEKGEAFTKTVPAETYYKGLWNTITSEFVEKADFIKLRSINIGYTLPSALLAKTPFQSANISFVGRNLLILYRATKNIDPESNYSSGNAQGLENFGLPSTRTYGINLSVRL
- a CDS encoding carboxypeptidase-like regulatory domain-containing protein, which produces MKILRLKQKPGWFICRTAFLLALFLFFKPPVTLAEDNRAKEVLNRAITLKLENTELSVVLRKIEDQSGIHFIYSNQMIDASRKVSVAATNKKLALVLTELLTPMHIDFEPVGGEVVLKKLKTSGYVPLADQSGSMLVSTKRPVLAATITGKITSATGEGLPGVTVLVKGTTTGTASSADGSYSITAPTDNGTLVFSFIGYTTKEVAFNGSATLNVTLLDDTQTLDEVVVTALGIKREKKALTYAVSEVGGEKLTQAREINVGNALAGRVAGVTASGTSGGPGGSSRIVIRGNGSLNGENQPLYVVNGMPITNNNQGSAGTFGASTGAMVWPALTPTILKVFRF